The following proteins come from a genomic window of Lycium ferocissimum isolate CSIRO_LF1 chromosome 4, AGI_CSIRO_Lferr_CH_V1, whole genome shotgun sequence:
- the LOC132052086 gene encoding transcription factor bHLH80-like, with the protein MQRGGLSRYRSAPATWLEALLESEPETETELVLNPSSPIFHTPNKPPPHPSTTQQLPDIKPVTGGGDLGGGSSFLRQNSSPAEFLAHISSDAYLSTYGIPSSLEFLSSSHPTKRPREADSDTSPRKLKGEPSRQLHGSGGSLDAEMEKLMDDLVPCKVRAKRGCATHPRSIAERVRRTRISDRIRKLQELVPNMDKQTNTADMLEEAVEYVKFLQKQIQELTEHQKKCTCSMKDQ; encoded by the exons ATGCAACGTGGTGGATTATCCCGTTACCGGTCAGCTCCAGCAACATGGTTAGAAGCACTTCTTGAATCCGAACCCGAAACCGAAACGGAACTAGTCCTTAACCCTTCTTCTCCTATTTTCCACACACCCAATAAACCACCACCTCACCCATCAACTACTCAGCAGCTACCGGACATTAAACCGGTAACCGGTGGCGGCGATCTGGGCGGTGGTAGTAGTTTTCTAAGACAGAATAGTTCCCCGGCGGAGTTTCTTGCACATATTAGCTCTGATGCTTACTTGTCAACTTATGGAATTCCCTCCAGTCtcgaatttctttcttcatctcACCCCACTAAGCGACCTAGAGAAGCTGATTCCGATACTTCACCAAGAAAATTG AAGGGAGAGCCAAGTCGGCAGTTACATGGTTCTGGTGGGTCACTGGATGCTGAAATGGAGAAGCTTATGGATGATTTGGTGCCTTGTAAGGTCCGAGCAAAGCGTGGTTGTGCCACCCATCCTCGCAGCATAGCGGAGCGG GTTCGTCGAACGCGTATAAGTGACAGAATTAGGAAGCTTCAGGAACTGGTGCCAAATATGGACAAG CAAACCAACACAGCTGACATGTTGGAAGAAGCCGTCGAATACGTCAAGTTTCTGCAGAAACAGATTCAG GAACTTACGGAGCATCAGAAGAAATGCACGTGCTCAATGAAAGATCAATAA
- the LOC132052088 gene encoding transmembrane 9 superfamily member 1-like isoform X2 gives MLPIFIICSCFLAYPTLAKYQEDDSVTLWVNKAGPYENPQETYSYYSLPYCRPTHADHKRGGLGESLGGNDLIDSQIDIKFKRDVEKRSICKLKLDGSKIAQFKYAIDNSYWFEFFMDDLPIWGFVGEVDPYGNEDIKHVVYTHKKLLIQYNRDQIIHVQLYQEIPKPLEEGKVLDMTFSVTWALTNVSYAQRFNVYLGYNFFEHEIHWFSVVNSIMMVIFLTGLVSMILMRTLRNDYAKYARENDDMETLERDVIEESGWKLVHGDVFRPPQNLALLSAVVGTGAQLAALVLLVIISAYFRMMYIERGEIITTFIVCYALTSFISGYVSGGLYSRNAGENWVKSMVPTASLFPFLCVGIGFIVNTIAIIYGSIAAIPLGTIIIVFVIWAFISLPLTLLGTVVGRNWSGTPDNPCRVNNIPRPIPEKKWYLRPSVISMVGGLLPFGSIFIGMHLIFSSFWTYWVYYYVYGFTLLVFIVLIIVTVCVTIVGTYFLLNAENYHWQWTSFFSAASTATYVYIYAIYYYHAKTRMFGLFQTSFYFGYTLMFCLGLGILCGAVGYLGSNLFVRRIFRNIKCD, from the exons ATGCTTCCCATTTTCATCATCTGCTCTTGCTTCCTTGCATACCCGACTCTTGCTAAG TATCAAGAAGATGATTCTGTCACTCTATGGGTAAACAAGGCTGGACCATATGAAAACCCACAAGAGACCTACAGTTATTATAGCCTGCCGTATTGTCGTCCTACTCATGCTGATCACAAGCGGGGTGGCCTTGGCGAGTCTCTTGGAGGAAATGATCTTATTGATAGCCAGATTGACATAAAGTTTAAGA GAGATGTGGAGAAAAGATCAATTTGTAAACTTAAATTGGATGGATCAAAAATAGCACAGTTTAAGTATGCAATTGACAACTCGTAttggtttgaattttttatGG ATGATTTGCCAATATGGG GTTTCGTAGGCGAGGTGGATCCTTACGGAAATGAAGATATCAAGCATGTAGTGTATACACATAAGAAGCTTCTTATTCAGTACAATAGAGACCAG ATCATTCATGTCCAACTGTATCAAGAGATCCCAAAGCCATTGGAGGAAGGAAAGGTCTTGGACATGACATTTTCTGTTACCTGGGCCCTGACAAACGTCAGTTATGCACAACGGTTCAATGTGTACCTGGGTTACAACTTTTTTGAGCATGAG ATTCATTGGTTCTCTGTTGTCAATTCTATCATGATGGTTATTTTCCTCACTGGATTAGTGTCTATGATTTTGATGCGCACTCTTCGCAATGATTACGCAAAATATGCTCGTGAAAATGACGATATGGAGACTCTG GAAAGGGATGTAATTGAAGAGTCTGGTTGGAAACTTGTCCATGGTGACGTCTTCCGACCTCCACAAAATCTGGCTCTGCTTTCAGCAGTTGTTGGGACCGGTGCTCAGCTTGCAGCACTTGTTCTCCTTGTCATTATATCTGCCTATTTTCGAATGATGTACATAGA GAGAGGAGAAATTATTACAACCTTTATTGTATGTTATGCTCTTACATCATTCATCTCGGGATATGTGAGTGGTGGCCTGTACTCTCGTAACGCTG GTGAAAACTGGGTAAAGTCGATGGTCCCTACAGCAtcacttttcccctttttgtgCGTTGGGATAGGGTTCATTGTAAACACCATTGCTATAATTTATGGATCCATAGCTGCTATTCCTCTTGGCACAATTATAATTGTTTTTGTTATCTGGGCATTTATCTCGTTGCCCCTGACCCTCCTTGGTACTGTTGTTGGAAGAAACTGGAGTGGTACGCCAGACAATCCATGCCGTGTTAACAATATCCCTCGTCCTATCCCTGAGAAGAAATGGTACCTTAGACCATCTGTAATTTCTATGGTGGGAGGTCTTCTGCCCTTTGGAAGCATTTTCATTGGGATGCATCTCATCTTCTCTTCCTTCTGGACCTACTGG GTGTACTACTATGTGTATGGGTTTACGCTCCTCGTATTCATTGTTCTGATCATCGTCACAGTTTGTGTGACAATCGTGGGAACATACTTCTTGCTGAACGCGGAGAACTATCACTGGCAATGGACTTCATTCTTCTCCGCTGCCTCCACTGCTACATATGTCTACATATATGCTATATACTACTATCATGCAAAGACTAGGATGTTTGGTCTCTTCCAGACCAGCTTTTACTTTGGCTACACTCTTATGTTCTGCCTTGGTCTGGGTATCCTATGTG GTGCAGTAGGGTATCTCGGCTCTAATTTGTTCGTGAGGAGGATTTTCAGAAATATTAAATGTGATTAA
- the LOC132052088 gene encoding transmembrane 9 superfamily member 1-like isoform X3 gives MLPIFIICSCFLAYPTLAKQYQEDDSVTLWVNKAGPYENPQETYSYYSLPYCRPTHADHKRGGLGESLGGNDLIDSQIDIKFKRDVEKRSICKLKLDGSKIAQFKYAIDNSYWFEFFMDDLPIWGFVGEVDPYGNEDIKHVVYTHKKLLIQYNRDQIHWFSVVNSIMMVIFLTGLVSMILMRTLRNDYAKYARENDDMETLERDVIEESGWKLVHGDVFRPPQNLALLSAVVGTGAQLAALVLLVIISAYFRMMYIERGEIITTFIVCYALTSFISGYVSGGLYSRNAGENWVKSMVPTASLFPFLCVGIGFIVNTIAIIYGSIAAIPLGTIIIVFVIWAFISLPLTLLGTVVGRNWSGTPDNPCRVNNIPRPIPEKKWYLRPSVISMVGGLLPFGSIFIGMHLIFSSFWTYWVYYYVYGFTLLVFIVLIIVTVCVTIVGTYFLLNAENYHWQWTSFFSAASTATYVYIYAIYYYHAKTRMFGLFQTSFYFGYTLMFCLGLGILCGAVGYLGSNLFVRRIFRNIKCD, from the exons ATGCTTCCCATTTTCATCATCTGCTCTTGCTTCCTTGCATACCCGACTCTTGCTAAG CAGTATCAAGAAGATGATTCTGTCACTCTATGGGTAAACAAGGCTGGACCATATGAAAACCCACAAGAGACCTACAGTTATTATAGCCTGCCGTATTGTCGTCCTACTCATGCTGATCACAAGCGGGGTGGCCTTGGCGAGTCTCTTGGAGGAAATGATCTTATTGATAGCCAGATTGACATAAAGTTTAAGA GAGATGTGGAGAAAAGATCAATTTGTAAACTTAAATTGGATGGATCAAAAATAGCACAGTTTAAGTATGCAATTGACAACTCGTAttggtttgaattttttatGG ATGATTTGCCAATATGGG GTTTCGTAGGCGAGGTGGATCCTTACGGAAATGAAGATATCAAGCATGTAGTGTATACACATAAGAAGCTTCTTATTCAGTACAATAGAGACCAG ATTCATTGGTTCTCTGTTGTCAATTCTATCATGATGGTTATTTTCCTCACTGGATTAGTGTCTATGATTTTGATGCGCACTCTTCGCAATGATTACGCAAAATATGCTCGTGAAAATGACGATATGGAGACTCTG GAAAGGGATGTAATTGAAGAGTCTGGTTGGAAACTTGTCCATGGTGACGTCTTCCGACCTCCACAAAATCTGGCTCTGCTTTCAGCAGTTGTTGGGACCGGTGCTCAGCTTGCAGCACTTGTTCTCCTTGTCATTATATCTGCCTATTTTCGAATGATGTACATAGA GAGAGGAGAAATTATTACAACCTTTATTGTATGTTATGCTCTTACATCATTCATCTCGGGATATGTGAGTGGTGGCCTGTACTCTCGTAACGCTG GTGAAAACTGGGTAAAGTCGATGGTCCCTACAGCAtcacttttcccctttttgtgCGTTGGGATAGGGTTCATTGTAAACACCATTGCTATAATTTATGGATCCATAGCTGCTATTCCTCTTGGCACAATTATAATTGTTTTTGTTATCTGGGCATTTATCTCGTTGCCCCTGACCCTCCTTGGTACTGTTGTTGGAAGAAACTGGAGTGGTACGCCAGACAATCCATGCCGTGTTAACAATATCCCTCGTCCTATCCCTGAGAAGAAATGGTACCTTAGACCATCTGTAATTTCTATGGTGGGAGGTCTTCTGCCCTTTGGAAGCATTTTCATTGGGATGCATCTCATCTTCTCTTCCTTCTGGACCTACTGG GTGTACTACTATGTGTATGGGTTTACGCTCCTCGTATTCATTGTTCTGATCATCGTCACAGTTTGTGTGACAATCGTGGGAACATACTTCTTGCTGAACGCGGAGAACTATCACTGGCAATGGACTTCATTCTTCTCCGCTGCCTCCACTGCTACATATGTCTACATATATGCTATATACTACTATCATGCAAAGACTAGGATGTTTGGTCTCTTCCAGACCAGCTTTTACTTTGGCTACACTCTTATGTTCTGCCTTGGTCTGGGTATCCTATGTG GTGCAGTAGGGTATCTCGGCTCTAATTTGTTCGTGAGGAGGATTTTCAGAAATATTAAATGTGATTAA
- the LOC132052088 gene encoding transmembrane 9 superfamily member 1-like isoform X1 has protein sequence MLPIFIICSCFLAYPTLAKQYQEDDSVTLWVNKAGPYENPQETYSYYSLPYCRPTHADHKRGGLGESLGGNDLIDSQIDIKFKRDVEKRSICKLKLDGSKIAQFKYAIDNSYWFEFFMDDLPIWGFVGEVDPYGNEDIKHVVYTHKKLLIQYNRDQIIHVQLYQEIPKPLEEGKVLDMTFSVTWALTNVSYAQRFNVYLGYNFFEHEIHWFSVVNSIMMVIFLTGLVSMILMRTLRNDYAKYARENDDMETLERDVIEESGWKLVHGDVFRPPQNLALLSAVVGTGAQLAALVLLVIISAYFRMMYIERGEIITTFIVCYALTSFISGYVSGGLYSRNAGENWVKSMVPTASLFPFLCVGIGFIVNTIAIIYGSIAAIPLGTIIIVFVIWAFISLPLTLLGTVVGRNWSGTPDNPCRVNNIPRPIPEKKWYLRPSVISMVGGLLPFGSIFIGMHLIFSSFWTYWVYYYVYGFTLLVFIVLIIVTVCVTIVGTYFLLNAENYHWQWTSFFSAASTATYVYIYAIYYYHAKTRMFGLFQTSFYFGYTLMFCLGLGILCGAVGYLGSNLFVRRIFRNIKCD, from the exons ATGCTTCCCATTTTCATCATCTGCTCTTGCTTCCTTGCATACCCGACTCTTGCTAAG CAGTATCAAGAAGATGATTCTGTCACTCTATGGGTAAACAAGGCTGGACCATATGAAAACCCACAAGAGACCTACAGTTATTATAGCCTGCCGTATTGTCGTCCTACTCATGCTGATCACAAGCGGGGTGGCCTTGGCGAGTCTCTTGGAGGAAATGATCTTATTGATAGCCAGATTGACATAAAGTTTAAGA GAGATGTGGAGAAAAGATCAATTTGTAAACTTAAATTGGATGGATCAAAAATAGCACAGTTTAAGTATGCAATTGACAACTCGTAttggtttgaattttttatGG ATGATTTGCCAATATGGG GTTTCGTAGGCGAGGTGGATCCTTACGGAAATGAAGATATCAAGCATGTAGTGTATACACATAAGAAGCTTCTTATTCAGTACAATAGAGACCAG ATCATTCATGTCCAACTGTATCAAGAGATCCCAAAGCCATTGGAGGAAGGAAAGGTCTTGGACATGACATTTTCTGTTACCTGGGCCCTGACAAACGTCAGTTATGCACAACGGTTCAATGTGTACCTGGGTTACAACTTTTTTGAGCATGAG ATTCATTGGTTCTCTGTTGTCAATTCTATCATGATGGTTATTTTCCTCACTGGATTAGTGTCTATGATTTTGATGCGCACTCTTCGCAATGATTACGCAAAATATGCTCGTGAAAATGACGATATGGAGACTCTG GAAAGGGATGTAATTGAAGAGTCTGGTTGGAAACTTGTCCATGGTGACGTCTTCCGACCTCCACAAAATCTGGCTCTGCTTTCAGCAGTTGTTGGGACCGGTGCTCAGCTTGCAGCACTTGTTCTCCTTGTCATTATATCTGCCTATTTTCGAATGATGTACATAGA GAGAGGAGAAATTATTACAACCTTTATTGTATGTTATGCTCTTACATCATTCATCTCGGGATATGTGAGTGGTGGCCTGTACTCTCGTAACGCTG GTGAAAACTGGGTAAAGTCGATGGTCCCTACAGCAtcacttttcccctttttgtgCGTTGGGATAGGGTTCATTGTAAACACCATTGCTATAATTTATGGATCCATAGCTGCTATTCCTCTTGGCACAATTATAATTGTTTTTGTTATCTGGGCATTTATCTCGTTGCCCCTGACCCTCCTTGGTACTGTTGTTGGAAGAAACTGGAGTGGTACGCCAGACAATCCATGCCGTGTTAACAATATCCCTCGTCCTATCCCTGAGAAGAAATGGTACCTTAGACCATCTGTAATTTCTATGGTGGGAGGTCTTCTGCCCTTTGGAAGCATTTTCATTGGGATGCATCTCATCTTCTCTTCCTTCTGGACCTACTGG GTGTACTACTATGTGTATGGGTTTACGCTCCTCGTATTCATTGTTCTGATCATCGTCACAGTTTGTGTGACAATCGTGGGAACATACTTCTTGCTGAACGCGGAGAACTATCACTGGCAATGGACTTCATTCTTCTCCGCTGCCTCCACTGCTACATATGTCTACATATATGCTATATACTACTATCATGCAAAGACTAGGATGTTTGGTCTCTTCCAGACCAGCTTTTACTTTGGCTACACTCTTATGTTCTGCCTTGGTCTGGGTATCCTATGTG GTGCAGTAGGGTATCTCGGCTCTAATTTGTTCGTGAGGAGGATTTTCAGAAATATTAAATGTGATTAA